One segment of Acidianus sp. HS-5 DNA contains the following:
- a CDS encoding MFS transporter, with the protein MVEYKWIALSNTTIGVLMSAINGTIILISLPAIFRGIDINPVEPSSFQYLLWILMGYNVITAAFLVTFGRLSDIFGRVRLYNLGFAVFTIGSILLFLTPNTGDLGALELIIFRLIQGIGAAFLFANSAAIITDAFPVTERGKALGINQIAGLAGSLVGLVLGGILATINWRFIFLVSVPVGILGTIWSYLKLKETGGTAKGEGIDWIGNLVFAGGLVLLLLGVTYGLMPYGTSQMGWTNPYVIASLVAGAGLLIAFPFIEKRMKYPMFRLELFKIKAFLMGGISQLLFAFAFGGIMIVLIILLQGIWLPLHGYSYSSTPFWAGVYMIPMMLGFVIMGPISGALSDRYGARTLATVGLIIVGAAFIALSTLPYDFNYPEFAAIIFIMGLGSGMFGAPNTTAIMNSVPRMHRGSASGMRTTLQNSAQTASLALFFTIIIGVLAATLPTALSQAVTEAGAPQLAPIMSKIPVTSALFSAFLGYNPVGAILSTLPHQLTASLSPSTIATLTSKQWFPEAIAPSFMHALKISFYIGATMAFLGAIVSALRGGRTIAEEVIENDPPSKRGVNNEGNRV; encoded by the coding sequence ATGGTTGAATATAAGTGGATTGCACTTTCAAATACGACAATTGGAGTTCTAATGTCGGCAATAAACGGTACAATAATTCTGATTTCCCTTCCAGCTATTTTTAGAGGAATTGATATAAACCCGGTGGAACCGTCGTCTTTTCAATACTTATTATGGATTTTAATGGGGTATAACGTAATAACTGCAGCTTTCCTTGTCACTTTTGGCAGGCTTTCAGATATTTTCGGGAGAGTTCGTTTATACAATTTGGGTTTTGCCGTATTTACTATAGGATCTATCTTACTTTTCTTAACGCCTAATACCGGAGATCTTGGTGCTTTAGAACTCATAATTTTTAGGCTAATTCAAGGAATAGGTGCAGCGTTTCTTTTTGCAAACAGTGCTGCAATAATAACGGATGCATTCCCTGTAACGGAGAGAGGTAAGGCATTAGGTATAAATCAAATAGCGGGATTAGCAGGGTCTCTAGTAGGTCTAGTTTTAGGAGGAATATTAGCTACAATAAACTGGAGGTTCATATTCTTAGTAAGCGTTCCGGTTGGAATTTTAGGCACAATATGGAGCTACTTAAAACTGAAGGAGACCGGAGGAACTGCCAAGGGAGAGGGAATAGACTGGATAGGTAATTTAGTTTTTGCTGGTGGACTAGTGTTATTGCTACTAGGTGTGACATACGGATTAATGCCATACGGAACTTCACAAATGGGCTGGACAAATCCATACGTAATCGCTTCTCTAGTGGCCGGTGCAGGGCTTTTAATAGCTTTTCCATTTATAGAGAAAAGAATGAAGTATCCTATGTTCAGACTTGAACTGTTTAAGATAAAGGCGTTTCTAATGGGCGGAATTTCTCAGTTACTCTTCGCATTTGCTTTCGGAGGAATAATGATAGTTCTTATAATTTTACTTCAAGGCATATGGCTACCTTTGCACGGTTATAGCTATTCTTCAACTCCATTCTGGGCTGGAGTTTATATGATACCTATGATGTTAGGATTCGTAATAATGGGGCCAATAAGCGGCGCATTATCGGATAGGTACGGCGCAAGGACTTTAGCTACTGTAGGCTTGATAATAGTAGGTGCAGCGTTCATAGCGCTCAGCACTTTGCCTTACGACTTTAACTACCCAGAATTTGCTGCTATTATCTTCATTATGGGATTAGGTAGTGGAATGTTCGGAGCCCCAAACACTACTGCAATAATGAATAGCGTTCCAAGAATGCATAGAGGTTCAGCATCAGGGATGAGGACTACGCTACAGAATTCAGCACAGACTGCCAGCTTAGCGCTGTTTTTCACTATAATAATAGGTGTATTGGCTGCAACTTTGCCTACAGCGCTCTCGCAAGCTGTTACTGAAGCTGGCGCTCCTCAGTTGGCTCCCATAATGTCTAAAATACCTGTAACAAGTGCATTGTTTTCTGCATTTCTGGGTTACAACCCAGTAGGCGCAATACTTTCTACATTGCCTCATCAATTAACAGCTTCTCTAAGCCCTTCTACAATTGCGACGCTCACAAGTAAACAATGGTTCCCAGAGGCTATTGCTCCTTCTTTCATGCACGCACTTAAGATTTCTTTCTACATAGGGGCAACTATGGCTTTCCTAGGTGCTATAGTCTCTGCATTGAGAGGAGGAAGGACAATTGCTGAAGAAGTTATTGAAAATGATCCACCGAGTAAGAGAGGTGTAAACAAT
- a CDS encoding PaREP1 family protein encodes MLIRTSADVYLEEADEFLSKGDLVDACEKYYKAAREAIILLAHKFNISLENIEEIVTKLANILGDKIILYWAGASLLYTARRSFDAELIRIYRDDVVELLNLANERIKLI; translated from the coding sequence ATGTTAATTAGAACTTCAGCTGATGTATATTTGGAAGAGGCTGATGAGTTTTTGAGTAAAGGCGATTTAGTTGATGCTTGTGAAAAATACTACAAGGCTGCAAGAGAGGCTATAATACTTTTAGCTCATAAATTCAATATTAGTTTGGAAAACATAGAAGAAATTGTAACAAAATTGGCTAATATTTTAGGAGATAAAATAATACTTTACTGGGCTGGGGCTTCACTACTTTACACCGCTAGAAGGAGCTTTGATGCTGAATTGATAAGGATATATAGGGATGACGTAGTTGAGCTCCTCAACCTTGCAAATGAAAGAATTAAGTTAATTTAA